The Filimonas lacunae genomic sequence TGGTATATCACGATACGGTATTTCTCTACACCAGCCATGATGAAAACAATGCCTTTGGCTTTGTGATGAAAAACTGGCTGCTGTATACTTCGGTAGATATGGTCAACTGGACAGATCATGGTGAAATAGCCTCACTAAAAGACTTTGCCTGGGTACATACCGATAACGGTGCCTGGGCCCCGCAGTGTGTGGAACGCAACGGTAAGTTTTACCTGTACTGCCCCATGCCCAACGGCCTGGGTATAGGCGTGCTGGTAGCGGATAGCCCCTATGGCCCCTTTAAAGACCCCATAGGCAAGCCCCTGGTAAAGAACAGCACGGATGATATTGACCCCACCGTACTGATTGATAAAGATGGACAGGCCTACCTGTACTGGGGTAACCCCAACCTGTATTATGTAAAGCTGAATGAAGACATGATCTCGTACAGCGGCGGCATTGTAAAAGACAGCTCCATAGCCAAAGTAAAAGACCAGCCCGATCCTTTTCATTACCAGGAAGGCCCCTGGGCTTTTACACGTAACGGAAAATATTATATGGCCTATGCTTCTACCTGTTGCCCGGAAGGGATAGGTTATGCCATGAGCCATACCCCCACCGGCCCCTGGGCATATAAAGGGTCTATTATGGATGGCGACCAACGTTCCAGCGGCAACCACCCCGGCATTATTGAATACAAAGGCCAGTGGTATGTATTCGGTTTTAACTATGCCTTGCTGAAACAAACCATGAAGAAGCATGCAGAGCGCCGCTCGGTATGTTTAGCCACACTTACTTTTAATGCGGATGGCACTATACAAAAGCTGCCCTTCTGGTCAGTAGCCGGCGTTAAACAGGTAGGCACGCTTAACCCCTACCAGCAGGTAGAAGCAGAAACCATGGCCTATAGCGAAGGCGTAACCACCGACAAAGCCACGGAATGGGAAAGAGAATCGCCCTGGAACAGGGGAAAGAAAATAAAGGACAGGATATTTGTATCTTCCATTCACAATGGCGACTATGTGAAGGTGCAGGGAGCTGACTTTTCCAAAGGCGCTTCGGCTGTAGAGGTAAGTGTAGCAGCCCTGTACGGTGGAAAAATAGAGATACATGCCGATAAGCCGGATGGCCTGTTACTGGGCACCGTTAACGTTACCGCCTCTGGTGAAGGAGATATCTGGAAAACATTGAACGTACCCGTTAAAAACATAAAAGGCATACACGACCTGTATTTTGTTTTTAAAGGAGAAAAAGACCTTTTTCATTTTGACTGGTGGATGTTTCACCCGTAGCGGTAAACACCCCCCATTAACAATATCCTGATTTACTAAACGATTAAGAGCCTCATGAATCTATTCCGTTCTAAAAAACCTTACGTCTTTACCGGCATGCTTGCCTTCTCCCTTTTCTCCGGCGTCGTTTCTGCCCAAACCGTATGGCTGGATCAGTTAGACCTCAGCGCAGCCACACAGGGCTATGGCGTACCCGGCAAAAACAAATCGATAGATGGCAAAACCATGACCATAGCGGGCAAAACCTTTTCCCGCGGGTTTGGTACGCATGCAGTAAGTTCTTTAACCATACTGATGCAGGGCAAAGCCAGTTTGTTTACTGCACAGGTAGGTATCGATGATGAAGTAAAAGGCCACGAACCTGCTGTGGTGTTTGAAGTGTATGGCGATGGTAAAAAATTATGGTCAAGCGGCGTAATGCATTTGGGTGATGCCGCTAAATCCTGCTCCGTACCCCTTACCGGTGTACAGAAAATGGAACTGGTGGTAACAGACGGCGGCAACGGAAATTATTATGACCATGCCAACTGGGCCGATGCCAGCATCACCACCACCGATGTGGCTGGCACTAAAACCTGGAACCCTATTGCTACCGTGCCGTATATACTTACCCCCAAAGCACCCGCCACACCACGCATTAACGGCAGCACGGTAACCGGCGCACGTCCCGGCTCACCTTTTCAATACCGCATAGCCGCCACCGGCGACAGGCCCATGACGTTTACCGCCAAAGGCTTACCCAACGGTTTGCAACTGGATAACCAAACAGGTATTATCACCGGCACACTGCCCGCCAAAGGCAGCTATACCGTAACCCTGGGCGCACAAAACGCCAAAGGCAAAACCACCAGGCAATTGCGCATTGTATGCGGCGATAAGGTGGCCCTTACCCCACCCATGGGCTGGAACAGCTGGAACTGCTTTGCCGGTGAAGTATCGGCCGATAAAGTAAAACGTGCCGCCGATGCCATGGTTAAAAGCGGCCTGGTAAACCACGGCTGGACCTATATTAACATAGATGATTTCTGGCAAAACCACCGCGATTCAAAAGACTCCACCTTACGCGGTAAACTGCGCGATGATAACGGCAACATTGTACCCAACGTACGCTTTGGTAATATGAAAGCACTGGCTGATTATGTACACAATGCCGGTATGAAAATAGGCCTGTATTCCAGCCCCGGCCCGTGGACCTGCGGCGGCTGTGCCGGCAGCTATGGCTATGAGAAGCAGGATGCAGAAAGCTATGCCAAATGGGGCTTTGATTACCTGAAGTACGACTGGTGCAGCTATGGTGGCGTGATCAATGGCATGAAAGATAATGATCCTTATAAAGTATCTTCCCTGTCGTACCGTGGCGGCAACGAGCTGGCTACAGCCAAACGTCCCTTTGAGCTGATGGGCAATTACCTGCAACAGCAGCCACGGGATATTGTGTTCAGTCTGTGCCAGTATGGTATGTCCGACGTTTGGAAATGGGGGGATAGTGTCAACGGCAGCTGCTGGCGCACTACCAATGATATTACCGATACCTGGGCCAGCGTAAAAGAAATAGCCCTGGCGCAGGACAAAGCTGCCGCATGGGCACGCCCCGGTAACTGGAACGATCCTGATATGCTGGTAGTAGGCACCGTAGGCTGGGGCAACCCGCACCCCAGCAAGCTGAAGCCGGATGAACAATACCTGCACCTGAGCCTGTGGAGCCTGTTCAGCGCCCCGCTGCTGATAGGCTGTGATATGGAAAAGCTGGACGACTTTACGATAAACCTGCTCACCAATGATGAAGTAATAGCCATTGACCAGGACCCGCTGGGCAAACAAGCCACCTGTGTGCAAACCATCGGCGACCTGCGCATATATGTGAAGCAACTGGAAGATGGCAGCCGCGCCGTAGGCTTCTGCAACTTTGGGCTGGAAAGCGCGACACTCGATTATAAAGCTTTTGACAAACTGGGCCTTACCGGCAAACAGCAGGTGCGCGACCTGTGGCGCCAGCAGAACATTACCCGTATAGATACCCGCAGCGGTGCCTTGCCCGTTAAAGTGCCTGCACATGGCGTATTGCTATATAAATTTACTTCCGTGAAATAAACACCTGTTAAAACAGAAGCCCATGAAAAGAGTTTTTATACTGCTGTTGATGATACCAGGTATATACAGCCAGGCACAGCAATACCGCAAAAACAGTGATGGTATTACCACTACCATAGGTGATAAGGACGTGAGTATTCAATTTTATACACCCGGTATAGTAAGGGTGATAAAAATGCCCGTACACCAACCATTGAATAAAAAAAGCCTGTCGGTAATAGCAGTACCACAAAAAACGCAGGTAGCCGTAACTACGCAAGCCGGCGAGATAGTACTTACCAGCAAACAATTGCAGGTACGCGTAAACACCACCACCGGCGCTATACAGTACCAGGCAGCCAATGGCAACGCCCTGTTAAGCGAAAAGCCCGGCAGCACAGCGTTTACACCGTTTGATGATGCAGGCAATAAAACCTATACCGTAACCCAGGCGTTTCAGTTGGAAGCAGACGAACCTATTTACGGCCTGGGCCAGCACCAACGCGGCAACCTGAGTCAGCGTAACCAGAAGTATACGCTGATGATGCAAGGCAATACAGACGACCCTATTACCTTTTTCCAATCCGTAAAAGGCTATGGCCTATTCTGGGATAACTACTCCCCCACCACCTTTGAAGATAAGCCCGGCGAAACCCTGTTTACTTCGGAAGTGGGCGATGGCGTGGATTATTATTTTATGTACGGCGGCAATGCCGATGGCGTAATAGCCCGCATGCGTGAACTCACAGGCCAAAGCCCTATGTTTCCCCTATGGACCTACGGCTTCTGGCAAAGCAAAGAGCGTTATAAATCGCAACAGGAAATAGTGGGCGTAGTACAGAAATACCGCGACTTGCAGGTGCCGCTGGATGGCATTATACAGGACTGGCAATACTGGGGCGATAACTACCACTGGAACGGCATGAACTTTCTGAACCCCGAGTTTACGCAACCGAAAAAAATGGTGGATGATATTCATGCATTAAAAGCGCATGCCATCATCTCTATCTGGGCATCGTTCGGACCTAAAACACAACCCTACGAAGAGCTGAATGCCAAAGGCATGCTGTTCAACTTCAGCACCTGGCCCGAAAGCGGTAAAGACGTATGGCCGCCGGATATGAACTATCCTTCCGGTGTACGTGTATACGACCCCTATAATCCTGATGCCAGGGATATTTACTGGAAGTATGTAAACAAAGGCCTGTTCTCCATTGGGCTGGACGGCTGGTGGATGGACTCCTCCGAGCCCGATCACCTTTCGTTTAAAAATACGGACCTCGATCAAAAATCATTTTTGGGCTCCTTCCGCAAAGTGCGCAATGCCTTCCCGTTAATGACGGTAGGCGGCGTGTACGATCACCAGCGTAAAGTAAGCTCCGATAAACGTGTATTCATACTCACGCGCTCTGCCTTTGCAGGCCAGCAGCGTTATGGCGCCAACACCTGGAGTGGCGATATTACTTCTTCCTGGGAAACCCTGCAAAAGCAGATACCCACCGGCCTCAACTTCTCGTTAAGCGGCATTCCTTACTGGAACAGCGATATCGGCGGCTTCTTCCTGAGTAAGTTTCGCAAAAAGCTGGAAGATCCGGAGTACCGCGAACTGTATGCCCGCTGGGTAGCCTTTGGCGCATTCTGCCCTATGATGCGCTCGCACGGTGCAGACGCCCCGAGAGAGATATACCAGTTTGGCAGCAAAGGCAACCAGATATATGATGCCATTGAAAAATTTATCCGGTTACGTTATAGCCTGTTACCCTATATCTATTCCACTTCCTGGGAAGTTACAGCCCACCAGGGCAGCATGATGCGTGCGTTGATGATGGATTTTGCGCAGGATAAAAACAGCTGGAACATAAACAGCGAGTATATGTTTGGTAAATCGCTGCTGGTAGCCCCGGTTACCCATGCGCAATACCTGAAACCCGCTGCCACCAATGGTAAAGACACTACCTGGGCCGAGGATTTCAGCACACCTAAACAGTCTGAAGTGTATTTACCCGCTGGCGCCAGCTGGTTCGATTTCTGGACGGGCGAACAACACAACGGCGGCCAGAAGGTAATGAAAGCAACACCGCTGGATATTATACCCGTATACGTAAAAGCAGGTGCTGTACTGCCCATTGGCCCACAGGTACAGTATGCCGAAGAAAAGAAATGGGATAACCTGGAAATACGTGTATACCCTGGCGCCAACGGCAGCTTTGTATTGTATGAAGATGAGAATGACAACTACAATTACGAAAAAGGGATGTATTCCAACATCACCTTCCAGTATAACAATACCGCCAAAACACTCACCATCAGCAACAGGAAAGGTCAGTTTCCGGGCATGCTTACCACCCGTAAGTTCAGGATAACCCTGCCCGGCAGCAACACCGCCAAAACGGTTACCTATACCGGAAAAGCACTGACGGTAAAATTGTAGCGCAGAGAACGGATTTGTATAAAACAAAGTCTGTTTTGTTACAGCAGTTACCAAAAGCAGACGATTATTTTTGAGTGTTTCCCCTTTGTTACTGATCACATCAATAATAAAACGGGAAACACTTTTTGTAAATACCGATAGCAATATGAAAAAAAATATACGATGGCTTGTAATAGGCGTTGCCTTATTATCTACCTCCACTATAACAGCACAACAGGCCACCCTCACATCACCTAACCAGCATATTAATGTACAGGTAACTTCCTCCGGCAGCAACACTGCCAGTTATCTGAAAGTGTGGTACACCGCTGGCGGTAAAACCACGGAAGCCATACCCCGTATTGACCTGGGATTACTATTGAACAACCAGGACTACGCCAAAGACCTCCGCTTTGTAAAATCGGGCAAGCCCACCGTTATACAGGAACAGTATACCGCACTGCATGGTAAAAAACTCAACCGCAGCAACACGGCTAACGAGGTAGTGATAGCATTTGACAACGCTGCCCAAAACAGGCTGAACCTGGTAATAAGAGCTTACAACGATGGCGTAGCCTTTCGTTACGAGCTGCCGGAAAAACAGGGCAGCTTTACCGTAAACGATGAATTGACTGCCTATACCATAGCACCTGAAACCACCCGGTGGATGGAGAAATGGAACACGGCCAACGAAGGCCTGTACACTGCTATGAGCAACGATAAAGTGCAGCAGCAGGAATGGTGCTACCCCGCCCTGTTTAACACCGGCGACAGCGCCTGCTGGTTTTTACTGCACGAATCGGATGTAAACCGCAGCTACTGCGGCTCTAAACTCAGTAACCTGGCAGAGAAGGCCAGCTACAAACTCACCTTTCCCAACCCGAAAGATGGCAGAGGCAAAGGAGAATCTGCCCCTACCATCAGCCTGCCCTGGAAATCGCCCTGGCGCGTCATTATCATGGGTAGCCTGGCTGATGTGGTAGCCTCTACACTGGTAGAAGATGTGGCACCTGCGTCTACACTGAAAAACACGGCCTGGGTAAAACCGGGACTGGTTTCGTGGAACTACTGGTCGGACAACCACGGCACCAAAGATTATAACACCGTATGCCGCTTTGCCGATCTGGCTGCTGCCATGCACTGGCCCTATACCCTGCTGGACTGGGAATGGGATGCCATGGGCAACGGCGGCAAGCTGGAAGATGCCCTTACGTATATCCAATCCAAAGGCATTAAACCACTGATGTGGTACAACTCCGGCGGAGATCATACCTGGGTAAATGCCACGCCTAAAGACCGTATGCTTACACATGAA encodes the following:
- a CDS encoding glycoside hydrolase family 31 protein, producing the protein MKRVFILLLMIPGIYSQAQQYRKNSDGITTTIGDKDVSIQFYTPGIVRVIKMPVHQPLNKKSLSVIAVPQKTQVAVTTQAGEIVLTSKQLQVRVNTTTGAIQYQAANGNALLSEKPGSTAFTPFDDAGNKTYTVTQAFQLEADEPIYGLGQHQRGNLSQRNQKYTLMMQGNTDDPITFFQSVKGYGLFWDNYSPTTFEDKPGETLFTSEVGDGVDYYFMYGGNADGVIARMRELTGQSPMFPLWTYGFWQSKERYKSQQEIVGVVQKYRDLQVPLDGIIQDWQYWGDNYHWNGMNFLNPEFTQPKKMVDDIHALKAHAIISIWASFGPKTQPYEELNAKGMLFNFSTWPESGKDVWPPDMNYPSGVRVYDPYNPDARDIYWKYVNKGLFSIGLDGWWMDSSEPDHLSFKNTDLDQKSFLGSFRKVRNAFPLMTVGGVYDHQRKVSSDKRVFILTRSAFAGQQRYGANTWSGDITSSWETLQKQIPTGLNFSLSGIPYWNSDIGGFFLSKFRKKLEDPEYRELYARWVAFGAFCPMMRSHGADAPREIYQFGSKGNQIYDAIEKFIRLRYSLLPYIYSTSWEVTAHQGSMMRALMMDFAQDKNSWNINSEYMFGKSLLVAPVTHAQYLKPAATNGKDTTWAEDFSTPKQSEVYLPAGASWFDFWTGEQHNGGQKVMKATPLDIIPVYVKAGAVLPIGPQVQYAEEKKWDNLEIRVYPGANGSFVLYEDENDNYNYEKGMYSNITFQYNNTAKTLTISNRKGQFPGMLTTRKFRITLPGSNTAKTVTYTGKALTVKL
- a CDS encoding NPCBM/NEW2 domain-containing protein yields the protein MNLFRSKKPYVFTGMLAFSLFSGVVSAQTVWLDQLDLSAATQGYGVPGKNKSIDGKTMTIAGKTFSRGFGTHAVSSLTILMQGKASLFTAQVGIDDEVKGHEPAVVFEVYGDGKKLWSSGVMHLGDAAKSCSVPLTGVQKMELVVTDGGNGNYYDHANWADASITTTDVAGTKTWNPIATVPYILTPKAPATPRINGSTVTGARPGSPFQYRIAATGDRPMTFTAKGLPNGLQLDNQTGIITGTLPAKGSYTVTLGAQNAKGKTTRQLRIVCGDKVALTPPMGWNSWNCFAGEVSADKVKRAADAMVKSGLVNHGWTYINIDDFWQNHRDSKDSTLRGKLRDDNGNIVPNVRFGNMKALADYVHNAGMKIGLYSSPGPWTCGGCAGSYGYEKQDAESYAKWGFDYLKYDWCSYGGVINGMKDNDPYKVSSLSYRGGNELATAKRPFELMGNYLQQQPRDIVFSLCQYGMSDVWKWGDSVNGSCWRTTNDITDTWASVKEIALAQDKAAAWARPGNWNDPDMLVVGTVGWGNPHPSKLKPDEQYLHLSLWSLFSAPLLIGCDMEKLDDFTINLLTNDEVIAIDQDPLGKQATCVQTIGDLRIYVKQLEDGSRAVGFCNFGLESATLDYKAFDKLGLTGKQQVRDLWRQQNITRIDTRSGALPVKVPAHGVLLYKFTSVK
- a CDS encoding glycoside hydrolase family 43 protein — translated: MHVTYKTELYLMNQLLCRISLACLAFTAAATTYAQNPIIQTRHTADPAPLVYHDTVFLYTSHDENNAFGFVMKNWLLYTSVDMVNWTDHGEIASLKDFAWVHTDNGAWAPQCVERNGKFYLYCPMPNGLGIGVLVADSPYGPFKDPIGKPLVKNSTDDIDPTVLIDKDGQAYLYWGNPNLYYVKLNEDMISYSGGIVKDSSIAKVKDQPDPFHYQEGPWAFTRNGKYYMAYASTCCPEGIGYAMSHTPTGPWAYKGSIMDGDQRSSGNHPGIIEYKGQWYVFGFNYALLKQTMKKHAERRSVCLATLTFNADGTIQKLPFWSVAGVKQVGTLNPYQQVEAETMAYSEGVTTDKATEWERESPWNRGKKIKDRIFVSSIHNGDYVKVQGADFSKGASAVEVSVAALYGGKIEIHADKPDGLLLGTVNVTASGEGDIWKTLNVPVKNIKGIHDLYFVFKGEKDLFHFDWWMFHP
- a CDS encoding glycoside hydrolase family 97 protein, which produces MKKNIRWLVIGVALLSTSTITAQQATLTSPNQHINVQVTSSGSNTASYLKVWYTAGGKTTEAIPRIDLGLLLNNQDYAKDLRFVKSGKPTVIQEQYTALHGKKLNRSNTANEVVIAFDNAAQNRLNLVIRAYNDGVAFRYELPEKQGSFTVNDELTAYTIAPETTRWMEKWNTANEGLYTAMSNDKVQQQEWCYPALFNTGDSACWFLLHESDVNRSYCGSKLSNLAEKASYKLTFPNPKDGRGKGESAPTISLPWKSPWRVIIMGSLADVVASTLVEDVAPASTLKNTAWVKPGLVSWNYWSDNHGTKDYNTVCRFADLAAAMHWPYTLLDWEWDAMGNGGKLEDALTYIQSKGIKPLMWYNSGGDHTWVNATPKDRMLTHENRVAEFTKLKQLGVAGVKIDFFESEKQDMIRYYLDILDDAAQFEMMVYFHGCIVPRGWSRTYPHLVTYEAVRGAEWYNNGPEFTTTAPEHNTILPFTRNVIGPMDYTPVTFTNSQFPHITSYGHELALSVLFESGMQHLADRPEGYYQLPDAPKNFLQQVPNTWDETRLLDGYPGKDVTLARRKGNTWYIAGINAELREKRKSLPLTFLPGNTRYQVTLIADGKHDKDFSTTYSVADSTGTFNVKLLRRGGFAAVLTPMQ